In Triticum urartu cultivar G1812 chromosome 6, Tu2.1, whole genome shotgun sequence, the following proteins share a genomic window:
- the LOC125514021 gene encoding IQ domain-containing protein IQM3-like, which translates to MEVETAMPPPAAGPDRVETASREPSHTEASSSPSPAAGGEANGAATKVQKVYRSYRTRRKLADSAVVVEELWWQALDFARLNHSTVSFYDDPEPETAASRWNRVSLNASKVGQGLSKDAKALKLAFQHWIEAIDPRHRYGHNLHFYYDVWCQTLAGQPFFYWLDIGEGKDVDLPECPRARLKKQCIRYLGPQEREFYEYIIKEGKIIHKISGEALDTSQGPKGTKWIFVMSTAKKLYAGQKERGVFQHSSFLAGGATIAAGRFTAENGVIKSIWAYSGHYKPSAENLSNFMSFLEENGVDLKEVEVRSSTKEDYYEDPVLNSKQNPAATIMPSNPLQLILPSNMVEDKASEPSSQTEADEGDNLHVEKARPAYQRTLSGGLQSPRDAGVSQDAILERVNSKSKSKSYQLGHRLSLKWSTGNGPRIGCVKDYPIELRMQALEMVQLSPRASTPPASWRVPSCLSPTSPTSPLVPMQAQASLPQPS; encoded by the exons ATGGAGGTGGAGACTgcgatgcctcctccggcggccGGGCCGGACCGCGTGGAGACCGCCTCGCGGGAGCCGAGCCACACGGAggcctcctcctcgccgtcgCCGGCGGCCGGAGGCGAAGCGAATGGCGCGGCCACCAAGGTGCAGAAGGTCTACCGGAGCTACCGGACCAGGCGCAAGCTCGCCGACTCCGCCGTCGTCGTCGAGGAGCTCTG GTGGCAAGCGCTGGACTTCGCGCGGCTCAACCACAGCACCGTCTCCTTCTACGACGACCCGGAGCCGGAGACCGCCGCCTCGCGCTGGAACCGCGTCAGCCTCAACGCATCCAAG GTGGGGCAGGGTTTATCCAAGGACGCCAAGGCTCTCAAGCTGGCTTTCCAGCACTGGATCGAGGCT ATTGATCCAAGACATAGGTACGGGCATAACCTCCATTTCTACTATGATGTCTGGTGCCAGACCCTGGCTGGCCAGCCCTTCTTCTACTG GCTTGATATTGGTGAGGGAAAAGATGTAGATCTTCCAGAATGTCCAAGGGCTCGGCTGAAGAAGCAATGCATAAGATATCTTGGTCCG CAAGAGCGCGAATTCTATGAATACATCATTAAAGAGGGAAAGATTATCCACAAGATATCTGGAGAGGCACTTGATACAAGCCAGGGCCCTAAAGGGACAAAATGGATTTTTGTTATGAGCACAGCAAAGAAACTTTATGCTGGGCAG AAAGAGAGAGGTGTGTTCCAGCACTCCAGCTTTTTAGCAGGAGGTGCTACTATAGCTGCTGGAAGGTTTACTGCAGAAAATGGAGTTATCAAG TCCATCTGGGCTTATAGTGGACATTACAAACCGAGTGCGGAGAATCTTAGCAACTTCATGAGCTTTCTAGAAGAGAATGGAGTTGATCTGAAAGAAGTTGAG GTGCGCTCATCCACCAAGGAGGACTACTATGAAGATCCAGTGCTTAATAGCAAACAGAACCCTGCTGCTACTATCATGCCATCCAATCCTCTGCAGTTGATTCTCCCTTCCAACATGGTAGAAGACAAGGCATCTGAGCCATCTTCTCAGACTGAAGCTGACGAGGGCGATAATCTCCATGTGGAGAAAGCAAGGCCAGCCTACCAAAGAACCTTATCAGGTGGCCTGCAAAGCCCTAGAGATGCCGGCGTCTCGCAGGATGCAATTCTTGAGAGGGTGAACTCCAAGAGCAAGTCAAAATCCTATCAGCTCGGACACAGGCTATCCCTGAAATGGAGCACTGGAAATGGTCCAAGAATTGGATGTGTGAAGGATTACCCAATAGAGCTCAGAATGCAAGCGCTGGAGATGGTGCAGCTCTCACCGAGAGCATCTACTCCTCCGGCCTCGTGGAGGGTGCCGTCATGCCTCTCCCCCACCTCGCCAACGTCGCCGCTTGTGCCAATGCAGGCGCAGGCCTCCCTGCCCCAGCCAAGTTAG
- the LOC125513590 gene encoding uncharacterized protein LOC125513590 → MEETAAVAAATETVTATETGTPEKSSYRYWVRQATGEAAPPPVPRKLDPSAANGGGGNPNALGSVWNQAGTWEEKNLNSWANGRIKDLLGSLGSLDFSTGKASIDEVSKCSGDAFLVTVRNKKRVGYNYELSLRFKGEWLVKEEKKKVTGHIDIPEFSFGELDDLEAEVRFTDTLEWEDKSRICKDVKLFLSPIKEKLQTFELELKDR, encoded by the exons ATGGAGGAGACGGCGGCCGTGGCGGCGGCGACAGAGACCGTGACGGCGACGGAGACGGGGACGCCGGAGAAGTCGTCGTACAGGTACTGGGTGCGGCAGGCCACGGGCGAGGCGGCGCCTCCCCCCGTCCCGCGCAAGCTCGACCCCTCCGCCgccaacggcggcggcggcaacccCAACGCCCTCGGCTCCGTCTGGAATCAG GCTGGAACATGGGAGGAAAAGAACCTCAATTCATGGGCTAATGGCAGGATAAAG GATTTGCTGGGTTCTTTAGGTTCACTGGATTTCTCCACGGGGAAGGCATCCATTGATGAAGTGTCCAAATGTTCAGGCGAT GCATTTCTAGTAACGGTCCGTAATAAGAAGAGAGTAGGTTATAATTATGAGCTGAGCTTGAGATTTAAAG GTGAATGGTTAGTCaaggaagagaagaagaaggtCACTGGCCATATAGACATCCCCGAGTTTTCATTTGGTGAGCTTGATGACCTCGAG GCAGAAGTGAGGTTCACCGATACCCTCGAATGGGAGGACAAGTCGCGGATCTGCAAGGATGTGAAGTTGTTCCTTTCACCTATAAAGGAGAAGCTGCAGACGTTCGAGCTAGAGCTGAAAGATAGGTAG